The genomic region GGGAAAGTATCGGTCTTGTGGCAGCTTGCACAGAAATTCCTGCCGGTTACTGCTCTCCTGAGGAATCTCTTCTTCTCTCCTGATAGGTTGATATATGTCGTGGAGTGAAAGGTATGACACGTTATGCACATCATCCTCCTGCCATCGCCGAGGGGCATATCATCCGGCAATTCAACCCCGACCTTTATCCCTACGGGATGGGAAAAACCTGCCATGTCAGCGCTGTGACATTTCATACATGTGCGGTCGGCGGAGTCCGAGAATTTATCAGTTATCTCATTAAAGGGGAGCCTCTTATGACAATCGAAACAACTTATATCGGTTATGTCATTGTGTGATCCGGCTGAGAAGCCGGCCGACAAAAGAATTACGAGGAGGCCCGGGAGAAAGAGGCGGAAGATCCTCACAGCTTAAAGCCCCTCAGTTTCTCCCGAAGGGAATTGATGTGTGACTGCATCTGTTTATTTTTAAGCGCAACCATATCGGCCTTTGGGTAATGGCGTTCAATCTCCCGTGTATAGTGATCGATTCTTTCTATATCGTTCCTTATACCTGTAAATACAGCTCTCTGTCCCTCAACAAGTGTATTAATT from bacterium BMS3Abin08 harbors:
- a CDS encoding doubled CXXCH motif, whose product is MRIFRLFLPGLLVILLSAGFSAGSHNDITDISCFDCHKRLPFNEITDKFSDSADRTCMKCHSADMAGFSHPVGIKVGVELPDDMPLGDGRRMMCITCHTFHSTTYINLSGEKKRFLRRAVTGRNFCASCHKTDTFPVH